The proteins below are encoded in one region of Labeo rohita strain BAU-BD-2019 chromosome 15, IGBB_LRoh.1.0, whole genome shotgun sequence:
- the gdpd1 gene encoding lysophospholipase D GDPD1 gives MSAAVYVLSTVTGYVLTSALLLKCPSLLHRRKKETFRSRHISHRGGAGENLENTMAAFKHAVQLGTDMLELDCHLTSDEQVVVLHDSNLKRSTGINTYVSDVAYADLPPYLCKLGVTFKRECYCEGGDDKRIPLLRDVFEAFPNTPVNIDIKVNNDILIKKVSELVVQYNREHLTVWGNSSNEIVKKCNKENPQIPILFSLHRVLLLLGLFYTGLLPFVPLKEQFLEIPMPSIISKLRDPEHQTRSQRFITWLADTLLMRKALFDHLTSRGIQVYIWVLNDEEDFKRAFDLGATGIMTDYPTKLKEFMEKNNYTTTLK, from the exons ATGAGCGCCGCGGTTTATGTTTTATCCACGGTTACCGGATACGTGCTTACCTCGGCGTTACTGCTCAAGTGTCCGTCACTGCTGCATCGGCGAAAGAAAGAAACCTTCCGGAGCAGACACATCTCACACCGCGGTG GAGCTGGCGAGAACTTGGAGAACACAATGGCAGCCTTCAAGCA TGCTGTTCAACTGGGCACTGATATGTTGGAGCTGGACTGTCACTTGACCAGTGATGAGCAGGTGGTGGTGCTGCACGATTCCAACCTAAAGCGGTCGACTGGCATTAACACATACGTTTCGGATGTGGCTTATGCT GATCTTCCACCATATCTTTGTAAGCTTGGGGTGACTTTCAAACGAG AGTGCTACTGTGAAGGAGGAGATGACAAACGCATCCCTCTGCTGAGAGACGTGTTTGAAGCCTTCCCAAACACCCCGGTAAACATCGATATCAAGGTCAACAATGACATTCTAATCAAGAAG GTGTCCGAGCTGGTTGTGCAATACAACAGGGAGCATCTGACCGTCTGGGGAAACTCCAGCAACGAAATTGTTAAGAAATGTAACAAAGAG aACCCACAAATCCCAATCCTGTTCAGTTTGCACAGAGTCCTGCTGTTACTCGGTCTTTTCTATACAGGCCTTCTGCCCTTCGTCCCGCTTAAGGAACAATTCCTAGAGATTCCCATGCCTTCAATAATTTCCAA ACTCCGAGATCCTGAGCATCAGACACGGAGTCAGCGTTTCATAACATGGCTGGCAGACAC GCTTCTCATGAGAAAAGCATTATTCGATCATCTGACGAGCAGAGGAATACAG GTGTATATCTGGGTGTTGAACGACGAGGAAGACTTTAAACGTGCCTTTGACCTTGGGGCTACAGGGATTATGACAGACTATCCCACCAAGCTAAAGGAGTTCATGGAGAAAAACAACTACACTACCACTCTTAAATAA
- the ypel2b gene encoding protein yippee-like 2, translated as MVTMTRSKTFQAYLPSCHRTYSCIHCRAHLANHDELISKSFQGSQGRAYLFNSVVNVGCGPAEERVLLTGLHAVADIYCENCKTTLGWKYEHAFESSQKYKEGKFIIELAHMIKDNGWD; from the exons ATGGTCACCATGACGCGCTCCAAAACTTTCCAGGCGTACCTGCCCAGCTGCCACCGTACCTACAGCTGCATCCACTGCAGAGCACACCTCGCCAACCATGACGAGCTCATCTCCAAG tccTTTCAAGGAAGTCAGGGCAGAGCATATCTGTTCAATTCGGT GGTGAACGTGGGATGTGGCCCTGCAGAGGAGAGGGTTCTGCTCACGGGCCTTCACGCAGTGGCAGACATCTACTGCGAAAACTGCAAAACCACACTGGGGTGGAAATAT GAACATGCCTTTGAGAGCAGTCAGAAGTACAAGGAAGGCAAGTTCATTATCGAGCTCGCCCACATGATCAAGGACAACGGCTGGGACTGA
- the tmem120ab gene encoding transmembrane protein 120A-like, translated as MSTALASALQEWKIQEKDLQHLQETHRLYLQKLEEVSKLQKSFAASIARQKKNLKENLKTLNKFNKGLTEEEKNGVKEAKDHIQNMPSQIFQMEAFLPKKNGIYLSLVLGSMNVNLPSKEAKAEYKDEYERFKLYVTVTMFLLTFACRFFISYRVVDALLNFMLVWYYCTLTIRESILISNGSRIKGWWVVHHYISTFLSGVMLTWPDGETYQSFRNQFLAYCLYQSFVQYLQYYYQSGCLYRLKALGERHNLDLTVEGFQSWMWRGLTFLLPFLFLGHFWQLWNSISLFRMTQMPESKEWQVSMCGFCFLVLFAGNFFTTLAVVRHKRKSQQKNKSL; from the exons ATGTCGACAGCACTTGCATCGGCCCTTCAAGAATGGAAGATTCAGGAGAAAGACCTTCAGCACCTTCAG GAGACCCATCGGCTTTACCTGCAGAAGTTAGAGGAGGTCTCCAAACTTCAGAAGAGCTTTGCTGCCTCCATAGCTCggcaaaaaaagaatttaaaggaGAATTTAAAGACTTTGAATAA GTTTAATAAAGGACTGACAGAAGAAGAGAAGAATGGGGTTAAGGAGGCTAAAGATCACATCCAAAATATGCCAAGCCAAATCTTTCAAATGGAAGCATTTCTTCCAAAGAAAAACGG GATTTATCTCAGTCTTGTCCTCGGGAGTATGAATGTCAACCTTCCAAGCAAAGAGGCTAA GGCTGAATACAAAGATGAGTATGAAAGGTTCAAGCTGTACGTGACTGTCACTATGTTCCTGCTGACTTTCGCTTGTCGCTTCTTCATCAGCTACAG AGTTGTGGATGCCCTTCTTAACTTCATGTTGGTTTGGTACTATTGCACGCTGACGATTCGTGAAAGCATCCTCATCAGCAATGGATCCAG GATTAAAGGCTGGTGGGTTGTCCACCATTACATTTCCACCTTTCTGTCTGGAGTCATGCTAACCTG GCCAGATGGTGAAACATACCAGTCTTTCAGGAACCAATTTCTGGCCTATTGTTTGTATCAAA GCTTTGTGCAGTATCTTCAGTACTACTATCAGAGCGGGTGTCTCTACAGACTAAAAGCACTGGGGGAAAGACACAACTTAGATCTGACTGTTG AGGGATTTCAGTCGTGGATGTGGCGGGGACTGACATTTCTTCTTCCCTTTCTCTTCCTGGGTCAT TTCTGGCAGCTCTGGAACAGTATTTCTCTCTTCAGAATGACTCAGATGCCTGAAAGTAAAGAATGGCAG GTGTCCATGTGTGGCTTCTGCTTTCTGGTTCTGTTTGCGGGAAACTTTTTCACTACACTTGCGGTCGTCCGTCACAAGCGCAAAAGCCAGCAAAAAAACAAGAGTCTGTGA